One Oryza glaberrima chromosome 11, OglaRS2, whole genome shotgun sequence genomic region harbors:
- the LOC127755577 gene encoding uncharacterized protein LOC127755577: protein MASSASWPAFGVSPEEAGKGKWYIATAATNHMTNDKSLISDLKPVADGRNIIADGNGAGLKVQGRGAVNTETVVLPAEVWYVPEIDENLVSVDQLNELGLSISIGRGVCTVTRVSDGSVVGKARRSGGVYEVEFLKVPLN, encoded by the coding sequence AAGCCCAGAGGAAGCAGGGAAGGGTAAATGGTACATCGCAACTGCTGCTACCAACCACATGACCAATGACAAGAGCCTCATCTCCGACCTCAAGCCTGTCGCCGATGGCCGTAATATCATTGCTGATGGCAATGGTGCAGGGTTGAAGGTGCAGGGCAGGGGAGCTGTGAACACAGAAACTGTGGTTCTCCCTGCAGAAGTGTGGTATGTGCCGGAGATTGATGAAAACTTGGTTTCTGTTGACCAGCTCAATGAACTTGGCCTCAGCATTTCGATTGGCCGAGGTGTATGCACCGTCACTAGAGTTAGTGATGGATCTGTAGTTGGCAAAGCGCGTAGATCAGGTGGAGTCTATGAGGTGGAATTCCTCAAGGTTCCCCTTAATTAG
- the LOC127755578 gene encoding uncharacterized protein LOC127755578, whose translation MASYPVFQVSPEEAAKGKWYMATAATNHMTRDQSLISDLKPVTGRVVSRGNGAGLKVHGSGAVNTETVAIPDVWHVPGINANLVSVPQLSLLGLNISFDRGGCTVTRASDASVVGKARRSGAIYEVEFLKVPLN comes from the exons ATGGCCTCCTACCCGGTGTTCCAAGT AAGCCCAGAGGAAGCAGCGAAGGGTAAATGGTACATGGCAACTGCTGCTACCAACCACATGACTCGCGACCAGAGCCTCATCTCCGACCTCAAGCCTGTGACCGGCCGGGTCGTTAGCCGTGGCAACGGCGCAGGGTTGAAGGTGCATGGCAGTGGAGCTGTGAACACAGAGACGGTGGCGATCCCAGACGTGTGGCATGTGCCGGGGATCAACGCGAACCTGGTTTCTGTTCCCCAGCTCTCTCTACTTGGGCTCAACATTTCGTTCGACCGTGGTGGCTGCACTGTCACTAGAGCTAGTGATGCATCTGTAGTTGGCAAAGCGCGTAGATCAGGTGCGATCTATGAGGTGGAATTCCTCAAAGTTCCGCTTAATTAG